In the Streptomyces sp. 3214.6 genome, GCGCAGCACGCGACGGTCCTGGACGAGGCCGTCGGCGCCGTCCCTGATCGTCTCGACCAGCCACCGCCCGGAGCCGATGGACAGCGGCACCCGCGCGGTGTGCGCCGCGCCCGCGAACACCCCGCCGAGGAACCAACGGTCGCCGCCGCGCCGGGCCAGTACGGCCTGCTGCCCCGGCTGTCCGGCGAGCAGCCGGGTGTCGTCCCAGGCGGCGGGGACCTGGTCGAGGAAGCCCCGGGCGAGCGGCCGCACGTCGTAGGACTCCGGGGTGCCCGCGAACATCTGCAGCCCCGACTCGTAGACGACGGTGAGCCCGACCTCGGCCGCGTCGGAGTTGGGGCGCAGGCCGACCCGCTGGAAGGCGCCGGGGGTGAAGTCCATGGAGCCGATGACATTGCGGGTGAAGGGCAGGGTGGTGAGATGGGCGGCGGTGTTGGTGCGTTTCTCCTCGCCGCCGACGCCCTCCAGCGTCATCACCTGCGGCCAGGTGCGCTGGATGCCCTTGGGGATCGTGGAGCCGTGGAAGTCGACCATGAGGTGGCGGGCGGCCGTCTCCGGGAGGATCGTGTCGTACCACTGGAGCATGGACTGCGCCTCGGAGTTCATGAAGTCGATCTTGACGCCCTTGACGCCCCACCGCTCCAGGGTGGGTAGCCACTGGGCGCGTTCCTCGGGTGTGTCGAGGTCGCGCTGGTGGATCCAGACGACGATCCCGACGCCCTTGGCGCGGGCGTACTCGACGAGTTCGGGCATCCAGCTGGTGGTCCGCCAGTCGGGATCGGTGACGTCCCACTCGTCCTTCTTGAAGTACCAGCCCGAGTCGACGGCCTCGTAGGGCCAGCCCCGTTCGGCCGCGTAGTCGACGTACGCCTTCTGTGCCGCGAGGCTCTGACCGGCCGGACGGCCGCCGGCGAGCCAGGTCCACAGCACGGTGCCGGGCCGGATCCAGGAGGGGTGCGCGACCTTGGAGGCGGGGGCGAGGTCGTCGGTGAACGTGGACCGGGTGACGGTGGCGAGGTCGCCGGTGACCATGGCCCGCCAGGGTGTGGCGAGGGGCCCCTCGGTGCGGACCCGGTCGTCGGCCAGCCGGATCCGGTAGGCGCCGGCGCCCTGGGTGTGGGCGAGCCGGGCGCCCGAGTAGGCGCCGGTGAGGCCGGACTCGGCGAGCAGCGTGTAGCCGCCGGGCGTGGCGAAGAGCGCCTGGTCGGAATAGTCGTTGGTCGGGGCGCTCGCGGCGGTGTACTGGGCGAACTGGCCCTCGTTGTCGACCCGGTAGGTGCTCAGCCAGGCGCTCGCGTCCGACGGCAGGTTGAACGCGGAGGTCTCGCCGAGCACGTCGCCGTACCCGGCGGGCAGGACGTACCGGTAGGCGATGCCGTCGGCCGAGGCGCGCACCACGAGGTCGAGGCGGGCGCCGGCGGCGGTGGCGAACGACAGCCGGGTCTCGTTCATCCGGACGGTGCGGTCCAGGCGTTTACCGGACCTGGCCCGGTACCGCTCGTCGACCCGCTGGTCCTTGCGGTGCAGAAAGCGCAGACCCTGGGACAGGTCGGCCTGTTCGGTGACGATGCCGACGGGCGACGGCTCGATGACGGTACGGCCGTCGCGGGACACCGCGAGGCTCAGCGTGCCGGTGGTGTCGTCCAGGGATATCCGCGCGCGGGGCGCGTGCGCAGCCGCGGAGACGGCCCAGACGTGGTCCTGCTGGTCGTGGTCCTGCTGTTCGGCCCGTGCGGGCCCGGTCGTGAGGAGTGCGGCCACCAGTCCGGCGCAGAGCGCGGCGACCGCGGTTCTGATCGGAACAGCCATGAGAACCCTCCCTGTCGATGAGGTGGGACGGAGTGTGCGGCCTGTCCGCCGGTCTCTACGGCAGTCCCCAGGCCGGACCCGGTTCGCTGACGGCGACGGGCGCGACGACGAGGTCGGGCCGGGAGCCCGGGTGGACGAGCACCTCGCGGCCCTTGGGCAGGTCGATGGCAAGGGTGCCGTCGGCCAGGGCGTGGGTGCGGGCCGGGCTGCCGTCGTCGAGGAGCACGGTGAGGGCGCCGGTGAGGCCGTGCCGGAGCTTGAGCGGCTCGCCGGCCAGGCTCCTGATCCGGATGAACCGGGTCTTGCCCGCCTTGCGGACGGCACTGACCAGGAACGCGCCCTGGGTGCGGAAATCGTGCAGGGTGACGTCCGCCCAGTCGGACGGGACGGCCGGGAAGACGCGGATCACGCCGCCCCAGCTCTGGCAGAACATGTCGTGCAGGGACTGCGAGGCGGACAGCGGGGTCTCGATGACCGGACCGGCCTCGGTGTAGTGCGTGTTGGCCTGGCAGGGGTAGCGGGTGGTGGTGTCGAAGAACTTCCGCAGATAGCCGATCGCGGTGTCGCCGTCGCCGGTCATCGCGTAGAGGGAGGCGGCGCCGGTGTAGCTGTAGCCGCGGTGCGCGCCGGTCAGCGCGTGCCAGCGTACGACGGACCTGGTGATCAGGTCGCGGCTCTCGGGCTGGTCCCAGTTGACCAGGTACAGCGGGTACACCATCAGCAGGTGCGAGTAGT is a window encoding:
- a CDS encoding glycoside hydrolase family 97 protein, coding for MAVPIRTAVAALCAGLVAALLTTGPARAEQQDHDQQDHVWAVSAAAHAPRARISLDDTTGTLSLAVSRDGRTVIEPSPVGIVTEQADLSQGLRFLHRKDQRVDERYRARSGKRLDRTVRMNETRLSFATAAGARLDLVVRASADGIAYRYVLPAGYGDVLGETSAFNLPSDASAWLSTYRVDNEGQFAQYTAASAPTNDYSDQALFATPGGYTLLAESGLTGAYSGARLAHTQGAGAYRIRLADDRVRTEGPLATPWRAMVTGDLATVTRSTFTDDLAPASKVAHPSWIRPGTVLWTWLAGGRPAGQSLAAQKAYVDYAAERGWPYEAVDSGWYFKKDEWDVTDPDWRTTSWMPELVEYARAKGVGIVVWIHQRDLDTPEERAQWLPTLERWGVKGVKIDFMNSEAQSMLQWYDTILPETAARHLMVDFHGSTIPKGIQRTWPQVMTLEGVGGEEKRTNTAAHLTTLPFTRNVIGSMDFTPGAFQRVGLRPNSDAAEVGLTVVYESGLQMFAGTPESYDVRPLARGFLDQVPAAWDDTRLLAGQPGQQAVLARRGGDRWFLGGVFAGAAHTARVPLSIGSGRWLVETIRDGADGLVQDRRVLRGGDTLDVDVLGNGGFAALACPWRPGLTTCYR